The Fibrobacter sp. region TTATGGAAGGCGTGAAGAACGGCGGCGACCGTCAGGAACTCCACGAAGAAATCCGCGTGATGTCCATGGAAGCCGGCAAGGTCGTCAAGGAACAGGGCAAGGACAACGACTTGCTCGAACGCGTTCTCAAGAACGAGAAGTTCCAGAAGCTCGGCATCACCGAAGAAAAGCTCAAGGAAATTCTCGACCTGCGCAAGTTCGTGGGCCGCGCTCCGGGACAGGTCGTGAAGTTCGTGACCGAAGAAGTTCGCCCGGCTATCGACGCTGTGGCCGACTGGCAGAATATTGACGCTGGTGAGTTGAAGGTATAAGCCAAATCGCTTGCTTGTATATTTAGCTCTACAAAATTTTCGCCCAGCTAGTTCATGGCTGGGCTTTTTTTTTGTTCAAAAAAACAATTGTTAATTTTCTTTTTCTTATTTTTTTTGGACGTCCGTGATGAATTGGGGAAATATGTCTTATTTTGTTATAACATTCAGATAACGTTGTCTGATTTTTTATAGGAGAAAAAATGAAAAAAATGCTTATCGCCGTATTTGCGGTGGCTGCTTATTGTCTTGCGGCAAACCCAGCCCCGTATACAGGACTGTTGAAAAATCTTAATATTGCCACGTTTGGTATAAAAAAATATCAAAAACTCTATGGAAATGATGAACATGATCTTCCAGATAATGTGAATTATGCAACGCAATTTAGAAATTCGCTGGAAAATCATGTTTCTAAGAAGTATCCTGGAACGACATTTGAAGGCTCCTACTCAAATTCTAAATCAAAAGAGGTCACGATATCTTTTTTTTTAGAAGAAATACAAAACAACCATAATATCGTTATGTTTTCTGGGCACGGAAGTTCCGAATATGATGGAAGTACTGTTGTAAGGCATAATAAAGCGGTAATGTTTAATGGTAGAGTCTATGTTGAGGATATGATCTTTTCTGAGGCGACATATTATGTTTTTATGGATGCGTGCAATTTTCTAAGCTTCTATACGGATGATTATGATCGAAAAAAATATGGTTTTTACTACAGGTATAGCGGTAATCGTGGGCTTGTAATAGATGAAAACACCGAATTTTCCCTCGATGACGCCGATGGCTGGGAGGACTCCCAGGATGCTAAGCCACAGAATTTGGCGTATGGTAGATTCAAAAATGCCTTTAAAAATGGCCTTCATGCGATGTTCGGCTTTTCTTCGTCGACTCCTATGTTATTGAAGGAAGGAACGCTCAAAGCGGATCCTGCTCTTTATGAAGCTTTTGCCCAAAAATGGGTCGATGAGGGCCTTCGAATTTGGCCGGCCTACAAATATGCTGTATGGAAGCATATATACAAGGAACGTTCCCGTGGTATTGAACCGGCTGTAATCTTTAGAAAGGGGACGGCGATTGGAAACGATGGAAAAAGTCATTCGTTTAAGGGCTACTGCGAGTACTACAAATCCATTTACCAGGGTTCTATGAAGTCTGAATCATTAGCGTTGGGCAGAAAAAAGGCTGTCTATGGTTTCCCGTCATATTAATGAGGTCTTGCTATGAATAAAATTATCACATCTGCTATCTTGGCCTGTTCTTTTGCTATGTCTGCAATGGCCGCTCCCGCAATTAACTTTTCCGACAACTCCAAGATATTCCTGAAGGAAAGGAGGGCTGTCGACGGTTATCGTACGAGGGATCTAGCCCAGAAGGGCTTGATGAAGAAGGGCTCGGAGAAGGATGCTTCCCGTGCTCCCGTTGTTTCTGTTTCTTCCGACGCTACGGATTTCAGCGCGATGGAAAAATCGCTCGTGCAGAAAAAGTACCATGTGTTCGACAAGACTGAAGACATCCTTGCTGCGGTTAATTATGAGACCGGAGCGAAGGTGGACGTGAATCTTGTTGAAAATAATCCGCAGGCTGCTGCTGCGGCTTTGATGTCGTCCCTGTTCCCCGGAGATGTCGCCAAACAGTTCGACTTCTTGGTGATGGATACCGAATTGGATGAGTTCGATGACGGTACCTCCGAGATCGCGGAGTATATCTTCAATTTCGTCCGCGTGTTGAATAACCGAGTTGTCCGCGGGGCCGACAAGATGAGCATCTACGTTTCCGTGGATGGCGTGGCGGAAATGGTCGTTGTGCGCATGTCTAATTTGGAGGTTACAAACGAATATGTTCCGACCTCCGAAGACTACATGGAAAATATGACTGCGCTGAACCAACTGATTTCTGAGAAATTTAGCGTGGCGTACTCTAATGTGGAACAGAAGACTGTCGCGATAAAGAATATTGATATCAACGGTGTCGCGGAAGCGTATTGCCAAGAAGAAAAGGATTCGACTGTCTACCAGCCGTGCCTTTCTTACTCGGCCGTGGTTGTCGTGGAAAATGGGGACCGCATTCCGTATATTTTTGACGCCCCGTACTTCAGTTCCTCGGTTGTTTTGGCTGATGGCAACAAATCTGTTGGCGATGATGCCGACGAAAAAGACAATGGCGTGAAGATTGTTGAAGTCCGCCGTGACATGGTCGCATTTGAACTGAAGAAGGGCGGCGATGCTGTTGTTGTCTTCTTTAACGCGAACGGAACCCGTGCAATGCGTGTGCGCGTAGAAAACGCGAGAGCCGGCTACAATGTTGTACGCGTTGACGCAACCAAGATTCCCCGTGGCCGTTACACGGTTACTGTGGAAGTGGACAAGAAGCGCGGCAGCAAGAGTGTCTGGCTGAAGTAGAATAGACATTGTCTTGTAGAAATGAAGGGGTCGGCTTCCGGGTCGGCTCTTTTTTTGCATATGAAACGCATCGTTTTATATGTCGTTCTTGGCGTTTTTTTTGTCGTTTTATCGCACTGTTTTTTGGTAAAATACACGTTTTGCCGTGCTTGCGCGCGATTTATAATGTATATTGTTATGGAAAGGAGAAAACATGGATATAAAAAAATGCAAGATTGAAAAGAACCGCGAGTGGTCTCAATCCACGCAAAAGAATTTGGCCTCGATGCTCGGTATTACGGCTGCGCTCTCGCTTTCGGGTGCAACATTGACGGCTTGTGGCGATGTGGTGGCTGGCGGGGATATTGAAACCATCGAATCGTCGTCGTCCGAACAGATAACCGATGGTACGGGGCTAATTGATGAGGGTTGGCAGGATGTTTCATCGTCGAGTGAAAAAACGCCGAATTCGTCCAGCCTGGAGCCTACTAGCGGGATTTCGTCGAGCAGCATGGCGCCTCGGCCTATGTCCAGTAGCGAAATTTTGCAGCCGGGGATTCCACTACAGGAATCTTCCAGCAGCTACAAAATCGACACGCTTGAGGTGACTGCGGGCGAGGTCTATATTGAACCCGAATCGGGCTCGAATATCGATACCGGGCATCTGGAATCCAGTTCCTCGGTGGCGGAACCGTCGAGTTCTTCTGAACCGGAACCGCTGCCCGGCGACCCGATTGAAACTATACCAGTTGAAGTTGGACCGATTTTAGCGGGGGTTATCGAGAATACGCCGGTACGCATGGATGAACCTGAGCAGTAATTTTCACCAATGAATCTGGTTCTTTCTTTAACGGAACGGTGTAACCTTCGTTGCACCTATTGCTATTACAAGGTGAGTCACGAGGCGCGCAGTCTCGTGATGTCGAACGATGTTATGGAGGCGGCCATCCGGCTGGCCTTCGAACGTACGCTTTCGCTGAACCAGCGCTTTTTGAACATCACGTTCTTCGGTGGCGAGCCTCTGCTTTGCATGGACGCCATCCATAGGGGAGTGGAATTTGCGAAAAGTTTGGTACATGAGCGTTTTGGCGAAGACGTCTTGCTCGGGCCTCCGACTACGAATACTACGTCGCCCAAGTTCCGCCTGCGTTTTGCGGTCAACACGAATGCGACCCTGCTGGACGATGAGATCATCGATTACCTGAGACGCGAAAAGTTCCGCATATACCTTTCGCTTGATGGTCCGGAGGCGCACCACAACATCTGCCGCAAGCAGGTGGGCGGTGCGGGTTCCTTCAATTTGATTGCGCCGCATATTCCGGTTCTTCGCGAACTGGATACGGTCGTCCTGTCCGTCGTGACCCGCGAGAATATGCATTCGCTTTCGGAGGCTGTCCGCTGGATTCAGGCGCAGGGGTTCAGGAACATGACTGCCGCTGTGGATTTTGATGGAAAGTGGACGGGGGAGGAATTCGACGTTCTCGCTGCGGAATACGAGAAACTGGCCGCGTTCTGGATTGAACTAAAGCGGAATAAGGTGCCGTTTTACCTGGGGACCATCCAGGACAAGCTGAAATTCCGCCTGACGGGGCAGCGCCACCGCACGTCGAGCTGTCAGGTGGCCGAGGGCATTGTCGCCTGTGCCGCGAACGGGAACCTTTTCCCCTGCACGCGCTTTATCACGAGCAAGCCTGACGCTCCCTATATCTTGGGAAACGTATTCGACGATCCGGCTGCGATTTGGAGCGGGCCTGTCGCCCGCGATATCCTGGACTTCTTCAACCGGGACAAGGAAGATTGCGAGGGATGTGCCATCCGCTTCCGCTGTCATGCGCACGAATGCGCCTGCACGTCGTTCTACTCCACCGGCAGTATCCACGGGGTGTCACCCGAGGTCTGCACGCACGAACGCATGCTCGCCGCGATTTGTGACGACGCGATAGTTTAAAATGGAGAGTCGTGGGGGCGGTTGCCCGTGAGCAACAAACGACCGGTATTAACCGGTCGCCGTTAATCTGTGAACAAAAAGCGACCGGTATCAACCGGTCGTGTTTGCGAGAGCGAGTGCATTCCGGAGTAATTTAATGCCGGAATGTAGCGCGAGCGGTCGCATCAGGAGCAGCGGAGCGTCTGTCCGATTCGGAGGATCGACGTGCGCTTGATGCCGTTCAGGCGGCAGAGTTTCTCGATGGTGGTTCCGTACTTGATGGCGATTTTCCCGAGGGTGTCGCCCGGACGGATCTTGTGGTAACGGTGCTTCGAGAGTTCTTTCTGGATAGCGTTGTGGCTCTCGACCGCGCTCGCGATGGAGAAATGATCCGTATTTTCGAGGAGCGTGCCTTCTTCGATGTTGAAAACGGTAGCCGGGTCGATGTTCACTTCGCCGTAGCGGATTTCGAAATGCAGGTGCGGCCCGCTCGAACGGCCGGTGTTTCCGCCCCATCCGACGAGCTGTCCGCCTTCGACGGTGTCGCCCACGTTGACGAGGCGCTTTTTGAGATGGCCGTAAAGGGTGCGGGTGCCGTTTTCGTGTTCAATCATTACATAGTGGCCGTAGCCGCGGCGATTGTACTTGGAGACGACAACTTTACCGGGGTAGGCGGCGACGATGGAATCGCCAATAGTAATATGCATGTCGACACCCCTGTGCAGGCGGTGCTTGCGGATGCCGTAGGGCGAATTCATGCGGGTCCCGTGGATGGTCGGGAAATGCGCTCCGCTGAAATCCAGGAATTGGACGGCGTCCGCTTCGAGGTTCGATTCTTGGAGGGAGTCCAGCTCTTCGGAGTCTTCGGGCTCTGCGCTGGCGACATTTTCTTCAGAGCCGGCTTCTTCGGCATTTTCGGTATTGGCTGCGCTTACGTCGTCGGACTTGTTTTCGGCAATAGCATCCGAGACCGTATTCACGGTGGAGGCGGCGTTCAGCGTGGAATCAGCGATAGCGCCTTTCTGGAGTGCCTCGTTTTCGGCAGTCGATGCCATAGCCAGCACATCGTTCGCTGTAGAAATAGCGGGCAGCATGGCTATACTGAGTAAGAATGCTTTCACGAATTTCATGTCGGGTTCAATAGTAGAAAAAACATATGATTTCTGCAAGATTGCCTATCTTCAAAGGATTGACAGAATGTCTAAAATGCCGTTTTTCGCTCAAAAACGGGGTTTATTGTGGGCGTGTACGTGATATGGGATACGCTTTTTTTCTAGATTTACGTAAAACGTTTTGTGGTAATTGCCCCGATGATTCTCAAAAAATTTGCTTTTTTCGCCATTGTAGTGTCTTTTGCGTCCGTTTTTTCCGGATGCCATGAGGAAGAAAAAATAGCGGAACTCCGGAAGGAAATTTCGGTTCTCGAAATGCGGACCGACTCTCTCGAGACCGCGGTCCAGACTATGGGGGGCGTCAAGCCGCTTTCTATTATCGTTGATACGGTCCGCGCTGGCGAGGGGCCGTTCCATTTGTTCCAGCGCCTCGATTCGCTGAGGTGGATTGGTGTCGAAAACAAGGATAAGAGCTACGCCAATGATTTGGGCAAGGTATATTCCGCCATGCAGGATAGCGTGGAATTCAAGCTTCGCGTGGGCGAGAAATTTTATATAGCGGTCGATGCGGACGGACATGTGCAGCGCTTCCGCTATGCGCCTAATGTTATCACATCGCATGTAGTTGTTAATACGGATGCTGGTTATGCCTACAAACTTATCGAAAAGCCGGTCGTAAAGAAGCAGTCTGTATACGAGGGGGCCCTCGAAGAGGGGAGTACCCTGAACGGCATCCTCTTGAAGGTGGGCATTCCGCGCCGCATGGTCGGTATCGTGAGCGGGGTCCTTCAGTGCAAGGTGGCTTTCCCGCTGGCGCGCAAGGGCGATCGCTTCCGCATTCTGCTCGAGGATTCGTATTACAACGATACCTGGGTTGCGGGTAAGGTCGTATATGCGGAGTTCGACGGGCGTATCGTTGGGCATCACGAGGCCTTCCGTTACGAGGATGCCGACCCGAAGAGTTCCTATAACGCCCACTATACGGAATCCGGCGACGCACTGGTCTTTGACGGGTTGCGCTACCCGCTCGAACACCTTCGCATAACGAGTTCCTTCGGTTCGCGTGTGCACCCGATTACGGGCCGCGTGACGGTTCATTATGGCGTGGATTACGGTGCCCCGACGGGGACTGTCGTGCATGCGGTCGCGGAAGGTGTCGTGACGGTTTCGGGTTACGATGACCTGAGCGGCAACAAGATTGCCATCAAGCACAGGGACAACACGACCAGCTGGTACATGCACCTTTCGGCGCGCGGTGTGGGTGTGGGGGCGAAGGTCTCCGCGGG contains the following coding sequences:
- a CDS encoding radical SAM protein: MNLVLSLTERCNLRCTYCYYKVSHEARSLVMSNDVMEAAIRLAFERTLSLNQRFLNITFFGGEPLLCMDAIHRGVEFAKSLVHERFGEDVLLGPPTTNTTSPKFRLRFAVNTNATLLDDEIIDYLRREKFRIYLSLDGPEAHHNICRKQVGGAGSFNLIAPHIPVLRELDTVVLSVVTRENMHSLSEAVRWIQAQGFRNMTAAVDFDGKWTGEEFDVLAAEYEKLAAFWIELKRNKVPFYLGTIQDKLKFRLTGQRHRTSSCQVAEGIVACAANGNLFPCTRFITSKPDAPYILGNVFDDPAAIWSGPVARDILDFFNRDKEDCEGCAIRFRCHAHECACTSFYSTGSIHGVSPEVCTHERMLAAICDDAIV
- a CDS encoding peptidoglycan DD-metalloendopeptidase family protein — translated: MRTDSLETAVQTMGGVKPLSIIVDTVRAGEGPFHLFQRLDSLRWIGVENKDKSYANDLGKVYSAMQDSVEFKLRVGEKFYIAVDADGHVQRFRYAPNVITSHVVVNTDAGYAYKLIEKPVVKKQSVYEGALEEGSTLNGILLKVGIPRRMVGIVSGVLQCKVAFPLARKGDRFRILLEDSYYNDTWVAGKVVYAEFDGRIVGHHEAFRYEDADPKSSYNAHYTESGDALVFDGLRYPLEHLRITSSFGSRVHPITGRVTVHYGVDYGAPTGTVVHAVAEGVVTVSGYDDLSGNKIAIKHRDNTTSWYMHLSARGVGVGAKVSAGQAIGRVGSTGRSTGPHLHYGFKNAQGSWINPLSKTMIATPKLSGERLARLKAQVMDIRGQIDLTLAAPAVKVNDTTDVMVRTRVLQ
- a CDS encoding M23 family metallopeptidase; this translates as MKFVKAFLLSIAMLPAISTANDVLAMASTAENEALQKGAIADSTLNAASTVNTVSDAIAENKSDDVSAANTENAEEAGSEENVASAEPEDSEELDSLQESNLEADAVQFLDFSGAHFPTIHGTRMNSPYGIRKHRLHRGVDMHITIGDSIVAAYPGKVVVSKYNRRGYGHYVMIEHENGTRTLYGHLKKRLVNVGDTVEGGQLVGWGGNTGRSSGPHLHFEIRYGEVNIDPATVFNIEEGTLLENTDHFSIASAVESHNAIQKELSKHRYHKIRPGDTLGKIAIKYGTTIEKLCRLNGIKRTSILRIGQTLRCS